A genome region from Desulfosoma caldarium includes the following:
- a CDS encoding HD domain-containing phosphohydrolase, with the protein MAEKILFVDDDPNILSSFKRTLRKHYDIETAVGPEEGLRVVRNNRSFALIISDLRMPVMDGIQFLSKVREISPETVRMILTGNADLQAAMEAVNRGNIFRFLTKPCPLETLILAIQAGLQQYRLVKAEKDLLEKTLRGAIQVMADVLSLVNPEAFGRASRVRRYAVDIGRRLQVQKLWQLETAAMLSQIGCVILPEEALHKIYTGQPLTAEETQLFSMHPSVGADLIAKIPRLQDVSEIIAYQEKHFDGSGIPKDDCYGDAIPMAARILKVVLDFDALESAGLPRAAALLQMKRRPGCYDPRVLKALEDVLGDEARFEVRDMSIQDLQLGMIVGQDVLSAKGVLLIKKGQEITPALLERLRNFAKTVGVQEPIRVLLPVKLR; encoded by the coding sequence ATGGCTGAAAAAATCCTTTTCGTGGACGATGATCCCAATATTCTGTCGTCCTTTAAAAGAACCCTGAGAAAGCACTACGACATCGAGACGGCCGTGGGCCCCGAAGAGGGGCTGCGGGTGGTGCGAAACAACCGATCCTTTGCGCTCATCATCTCGGACTTGCGCATGCCCGTCATGGATGGCATTCAGTTTCTCAGCAAAGTGCGCGAAATCAGCCCGGAGACCGTGCGCATGATTCTGACCGGCAATGCGGATCTTCAGGCGGCCATGGAGGCCGTGAACCGGGGAAACATTTTTCGATTTTTGACCAAGCCGTGCCCGCTGGAAACCCTCATCCTGGCCATTCAGGCGGGCCTGCAGCAGTACCGGCTGGTGAAAGCCGAAAAGGATCTTTTGGAAAAGACGCTGCGCGGCGCCATTCAGGTGATGGCCGACGTGCTGAGTCTGGTGAATCCGGAAGCCTTTGGGCGGGCTTCCCGAGTTCGCCGCTACGCCGTAGACATAGGCCGGCGCCTGCAGGTCCAGAAATTGTGGCAGCTGGAGACGGCCGCCATGTTGAGCCAGATCGGGTGCGTGATTCTGCCCGAAGAAGCGCTGCACAAGATCTATACGGGACAGCCCCTCACGGCCGAAGAAACACAGCTCTTTTCCATGCATCCTTCGGTGGGCGCCGATCTCATCGCCAAGATTCCCAGGCTGCAGGATGTGAGCGAAATCATCGCGTACCAGGAAAAACATTTCGACGGCTCCGGTATTCCGAAAGACGATTGCTACGGTGATGCCATTCCCATGGCGGCTCGCATCCTCAAAGTGGTTTTGGACTTCGACGCTCTGGAATCGGCGGGTCTGCCGCGAGCGGCCGCCCTGCTGCAGATGAAGCGGCGGCCTGGCTGCTATGACCCCCGGGTGCTCAAAGCCCTGGAAGACGTCCTGGGGGATGAGGCTCGGTTTGAGGTGCGGGACATGAGCATTCAGGACCTGCAACTGGGAATGATCGTGGGCCAGGATGTGTTGAGTGCCAAGGGCGTGCTGCTCATCAAGAAGGGACAGGAGATCACACCGGCTTTACTGGAACGACTCCGTAATTTTGCCAAAACGGTGGGCGTGCAGGAACCCATTCGCGTCCTGCTGCCCGTAAAATTGAGGTGA
- a CDS encoding response regulator, which yields MAWKILFVDDEPHVLQALRRMLRPMRTEWTMHFCLEAREALDLLAREPVDVVVSDMRMPGIDGAQFLLEVKKQHPDVIRIALSGYSEQDLVMRAVRSAHQYLAKPCDAEKLKSTIDRVKTLRTLLEEKPLRALVSSVDTLPSLPSLYQQIMEELESEAPSIRRVGEIIARDVGMTAKILQLVNSAFFGLTRHVSSPEQAVVLLGLNIIRALVISTQIFTEFQAKGLPADEMDRLWTHSLNTAVSAKAVAQAAHAEPIIVDDAFMAGMLHDVGKLILWQAFPDKAADVGKRCEATGEPLWKSEEALVGTTHGELGAYLLGVWGLPDNIVEAVAFHHFPGRCPHREFSALTAVHAADLLDYAIHGGPSYQGPNLADAAYLDQLQCLGRLREWKNACVNVLQGQ from the coding sequence GTGGCGTGGAAAATCCTTTTCGTAGACGATGAGCCCCATGTCTTGCAGGCCCTTCGCCGCATGCTGCGACCCATGCGCACGGAATGGACCATGCACTTCTGCTTGGAAGCTCGAGAGGCCTTGGATCTTCTGGCTCGAGAACCCGTGGATGTGGTCGTTTCAGACATGCGCATGCCGGGCATCGATGGCGCGCAGTTTCTACTGGAAGTTAAAAAGCAGCATCCCGATGTCATTCGCATCGCCCTGTCCGGGTATTCGGAACAGGATCTTGTGATGCGCGCGGTGCGGTCGGCGCACCAGTATTTGGCCAAACCCTGTGATGCGGAAAAACTGAAAAGCACGATCGATCGGGTAAAAACGCTGCGCACCTTGTTGGAGGAAAAACCCCTTCGAGCCCTGGTGTCCAGCGTAGACACGTTACCCAGTTTGCCGTCTTTGTACCAGCAGATCATGGAAGAGCTGGAATCGGAGGCCCCAAGCATTCGAAGGGTGGGGGAGATTATTGCCCGGGACGTCGGCATGACGGCTAAAATCTTGCAATTGGTCAATTCGGCCTTTTTCGGTTTGACCCGCCATGTGAGCAGCCCCGAGCAGGCCGTGGTCCTTTTGGGACTGAACATCATCCGAGCCTTGGTCATTTCCACGCAGATTTTCACCGAATTTCAAGCCAAGGGGCTGCCCGCCGATGAGATGGACAGGCTGTGGACACACAGCCTCAATACGGCTGTGAGCGCCAAAGCGGTGGCCCAGGCGGCCCACGCGGAGCCCATCATCGTGGACGACGCCTTCATGGCCGGCATGCTCCACGATGTGGGCAAGTTGATTCTCTGGCAGGCTTTTCCCGACAAGGCGGCCGACGTGGGCAAGCGCTGCGAGGCCACCGGCGAACCCCTATGGAAAAGCGAAGAAGCCCTGGTGGGCACGACGCACGGGGAATTGGGCGCCTATCTGCTGGGAGTGTGGGGGCTTCCGGACAATATTGTGGAGGCCGTAGCGTTTCACCATTTTCCCGGCCGCTGTCCCCATCGAGAATTCAGTGCGCTGACGGCGGTGCATGCCGCGGATCTGCTGGACTACGCCATTCATGGAGGGCCGTCCTATCAGGGGCCGAACCTTGCGGATGCGGCCTACCTGGACCAGTTGCAATGCCTGGGCCGCCTCAGGGAATGGAAAAACGCGTGCGTAAATGTCCTCCAAGGACAATAG
- a CDS encoding response regulator — protein MKKTVLFVDDEPNFTSAVKRALRHEPYRILTAHSAMEALRLLSEEPVDVVVSDERMPGMTGSEFLALVRERHPRTLRIMLTGYATLEAAIRAINEGEIYRFLTKPCHTQDLCQVLRQALAFQNALERSFQKQGVKATSFEAAALMEELERHHPGITRLKIDETGAILLDDANLGLPQETLEIVSKPEELEATEQGKKEADKVMKRSGQRSERRPKELYEV, from the coding sequence ATGAAAAAGACCGTGCTTTTCGTGGACGATGAGCCCAATTTTACCAGCGCCGTCAAAAGGGCGCTGCGTCATGAACCGTATCGAATTCTTACGGCCCATTCGGCCATGGAGGCCCTGCGCTTGTTGAGCGAAGAGCCGGTGGATGTGGTCGTTTCCGATGAGCGCATGCCGGGCATGACTGGATCAGAGTTTCTGGCCCTGGTGCGTGAGCGGCATCCGCGCACTCTGCGCATCATGCTCACGGGATATGCCACGCTGGAAGCGGCGATTCGGGCCATCAACGAGGGGGAAATCTACCGGTTTCTCACCAAGCCATGCCACACCCAGGACCTGTGCCAGGTTCTTCGACAAGCGCTCGCCTTCCAAAATGCCCTGGAACGGTCTTTCCAAAAACAGGGGGTAAAGGCGACGAGTTTTGAAGCTGCCGCGCTCATGGAGGAACTGGAGCGCCATCACCCGGGCATTACGCGTCTCAAGATAGACGAAACCGGGGCCATCTTGCTGGATGATGCCAACCTGGGCCTTCCTCAAGAAACGCTGGAGATTGTATCCAAACCAGAGGAGCTGGAGGCCACAGAACAGGGCAAAAAAGAGGCCGACAAGGTGATGAAGCGATCAGGCCAAAGAAGCGAACGACGTCCCAAGGAACTGTACGAGGTCTGA
- a CDS encoding NapC/NirT family cytochrome c — MKRWVKAVLWIALGVVLAFPLFSISYYTMVRTSTPRFCASCHEIQFAYNTWKTSTHTNNAQGFVADCMDCHLPAPHDTAEFFYAKTLHGIKDIVVHFVQGAEAYNRAKAREAAYASFKNDQCQKCHRNILYMPEKRGAMLAHRSVVYARPGYEKRCVDCHRNLVHVARDRYGYKQLESNYRGLGL, encoded by the coding sequence ATGAAGCGGTGGGTGAAAGCCGTTCTGTGGATTGCCTTGGGTGTTGTTTTAGCTTTTCCTTTGTTTTCGATAAGCTACTACACCATGGTGCGCACGTCCACTCCCCGGTTTTGCGCCTCCTGCCATGAAATTCAGTTTGCCTATAACACGTGGAAGACATCAACTCACACGAACAATGCTCAAGGTTTTGTGGCCGACTGCATGGATTGTCATTTGCCGGCGCCTCACGACACAGCGGAATTCTTCTACGCCAAGACCTTGCACGGCATCAAGGACATTGTCGTTCATTTTGTTCAGGGTGCGGAAGCCTATAACCGGGCCAAAGCTCGCGAGGCGGCCTACGCCTCATTCAAGAACGACCAATGCCAGAAATGCCATCGAAACATTCTTTATATGCCCGAAAAGCGCGGTGCCATGCTGGCACATCGGTCCGTGGTGTATGCCCGGCCGGGTTATGAAAAACGCTGTGTGGATTGTCACCGCAACCTGGTGCACGTGGCAAGGGATCGTTACGGATACAAGCAGCTGGAGAGCAACTACAGGGGCTTGGGCTTGTAG
- a CDS encoding RNA recognition motif domain-containing protein — protein MNICVGNLSYDTTEASLRQAFEVCGEVTSVNVITDRYSGKPRGFTFVEMSNRDEAMATIAELNGKEVDDRTLNVNEARPAGGGDYRSGRSW, from the coding sequence ATGAATATCTGCGTTGGAAACCTCTCGTACGATACGACTGAGGCGTCGCTCCGCCAGGCCTTCGAGGTGTGTGGCGAGGTTACGAGTGTCAACGTGATCACGGACAGGTACAGCGGAAAACCGAGAGGGTTTACCTTTGTGGAAATGTCCAACCGTGACGAAGCTATGGCCACCATTGCCGAACTCAACGGCAAGGAAGTCGATGACCGGACATTAAACGTCAACGAGGCTCGCCCCGCCGGTGGCGGCGATTATCGCAGCGGTCGCTCCTGGTAG
- a CDS encoding AAA family ATPase, whose amino-acid sequence MNEGEFTSVEAVRQAFLQEGYVCSLEVATTLFLADRLGKPLLVEGPAGVGKTELAKTAARVLGRPLIRLQCYDGLDESKALYEWQYGKQLLYSQILKDRMDAMLGEARDLKECMAQIHGFKDLFFS is encoded by the coding sequence ATGAACGAAGGCGAATTTACTTCGGTGGAAGCCGTGCGGCAAGCCTTTCTTCAGGAAGGCTACGTGTGTTCGCTGGAAGTGGCCACAACGCTCTTTCTTGCGGATCGCCTGGGAAAGCCGCTCTTGGTGGAAGGGCCCGCAGGAGTGGGCAAGACGGAGTTGGCCAAGACGGCAGCTCGAGTCCTTGGTCGGCCCCTCATTCGCCTGCAGTGCTATGACGGTCTGGACGAATCCAAGGCGCTCTACGAATGGCAGTACGGCAAGCAGTTGCTCTATTCCCAAATTCTCAAAGACCGCATGGACGCGATGCTTGGAGAAGCTCGGGATCTGAAGGAATGCATGGCCCAGATCCATGGCTTTAAGGATCTTTTCTTTTCCTAA
- a CDS encoding transposase yields MLEERVVKPVRQQRWTASRQREIVLEILKGHITIVDVAREHDVKQSEIRQWIDTFIAFGTQALKVHPKSVEAVEQKELKQHRERIGEMVLQIEVLKKAEAILSEEESPFYD; encoded by the coding sequence GTGCTGGAGGAAAGAGTGGTTAAGCCAGTTCGACAGCAAAGATGGACGGCCAGTCGTCAAAGGGAGATCGTGCTAGAAATTCTCAAAGGCCACATAACCATCGTGGATGTGGCACGTGAGCACGATGTCAAACAGAGCGAGATCCGGCAATGGATCGATACCTTCATTGCCTTCGGGACGCAGGCCCTCAAGGTCCATCCGAAATCCGTGGAAGCGGTCGAGCAGAAGGAGCTGAAGCAGCACCGTGAAAGGATCGGGGAAATGGTGCTGCAGATCGAGGTTTTAAAAAAAGCCGAGGCTATTCTCAGCGAGGAAGAGAGCCCGTTTTACGATTGA
- a CDS encoding PAS domain S-box protein has translation MSNLADAVFAHDLDGNFIMVNKAACQSVGCTEDELLPMPVADIGGTDSLPPVDRRTFSLALKPKEKT, from the coding sequence ATCTCAAATCTCGCTGATGCTGTCTTTGCCCATGACCTTGATGGCAACTTCATCATGGTCAACAAGGCAGCGTGCCAAAGTGTGGGCTGCACTGAGGACGAACTGCTTCCCATGCCCGTGGCAGACATTGGCGGCACCGACAGCCTCCCGCCGGTTGATCGGCGCACGTTCTCGCTGGCCCTCAAGCCGAAAGAAAAGACCTAG
- a CDS encoding multiheme c-type cytochrome, which yields MGVALAAAALAQTAVNTPKSKEFRIERSMPKEAVACIECHRKESPGVFADWAHSRHASANITCLDCHQAEAFDPDVSQEHYKQYERNDVPYGNKDYRVPVAAVVTPKDCSRCHPDEAKQYSRSKHANTVEIIWKIDPWLQLGMNSNAEREAGCFHCHGTVLRMKDGTLDPATWPNVGVGRVNLDGSKGSCTSCHTRHRFSVMEARKPEACGQCHLGPDHPQIEIYMESKHGDIYTAFGDQYNWNAAPGTWTPGVDYRAPTCAGCHMSGAGSVLTSHDVTERLSWETQAPLTVRPSEFAAFPAQTNWQVEREKMQVICMQCHGKTWVVDHYAKLDKVIQEYNEVYFKPAKAMLDELYDKGLLDKTKFFDERLEVEYYELWHHEGRRARMGAAMMAPDYAWWHGFYECKKRYNNFMEEARHLLQSNQKAYKATDYPNATGSTERPKEVFGQ from the coding sequence ATGGGCGTGGCCCTGGCGGCGGCGGCTTTGGCCCAGACGGCGGTGAACACGCCCAAGTCCAAGGAATTTCGTATTGAGCGCAGCATGCCCAAGGAAGCCGTGGCCTGCATTGAGTGCCACCGCAAGGAAAGTCCGGGCGTGTTTGCCGACTGGGCACACAGCCGGCATGCCAGCGCCAACATCACGTGCCTGGATTGTCATCAGGCGGAAGCGTTCGACCCCGATGTGAGCCAAGAACATTATAAGCAGTACGAAAGAAACGATGTGCCCTATGGGAACAAGGACTACCGCGTTCCCGTGGCGGCCGTGGTCACGCCCAAGGATTGCTCACGGTGCCATCCCGACGAGGCCAAGCAATACAGCCGAAGCAAGCATGCCAACACCGTGGAGATCATTTGGAAAATTGATCCGTGGCTGCAGTTGGGCATGAACAGCAATGCGGAACGCGAAGCGGGCTGCTTTCACTGCCACGGCACCGTGCTCCGAATGAAAGACGGCACGTTGGATCCGGCTACATGGCCCAACGTGGGCGTGGGCCGCGTTAATTTGGACGGCAGCAAAGGGAGCTGCACCAGTTGCCACACCCGGCACCGCTTCTCTGTCATGGAAGCGCGCAAACCCGAGGCGTGCGGTCAGTGTCATTTGGGGCCGGATCACCCGCAGATAGAAATCTATATGGAATCGAAGCACGGAGACATCTACACCGCTTTTGGTGATCAGTACAATTGGAACGCCGCTCCGGGCACCTGGACGCCGGGTGTGGATTATCGTGCGCCCACCTGCGCGGGATGTCACATGTCCGGGGCCGGTTCTGTGCTCACCTCACACGACGTCACCGAAAGGCTCTCATGGGAAACCCAGGCGCCCTTGACGGTGCGCCCTTCTGAATTTGCAGCATTTCCGGCTCAGACCAACTGGCAGGTGGAGCGGGAAAAGATGCAGGTCATCTGCATGCAATGCCACGGCAAGACCTGGGTCGTGGACCATTACGCCAAACTGGACAAAGTGATTCAGGAATACAACGAGGTCTATTTCAAGCCGGCAAAGGCCATGCTGGATGAGCTCTACGACAAGGGTTTGCTGGACAAGACCAAGTTCTTTGATGAGCGGCTGGAAGTGGAATACTATGAATTGTGGCATCATGAAGGGCGCCGAGCCCGCATGGGTGCGGCCATGATGGCGCCGGATTATGCCTGGTGGCACGGCTTTTACGAATGCAAGAAGCGATACAACAATTTTATGGAAGAAGCGCGCCACCTGCTGCAATCCAACCAGAAGGCCTACAAGGCCACCGATTATCCCAACGCCACGGGCAGCACGGAGCGCCCAAAGGAGGTCTTCGGCCAATAG
- a CDS encoding cation:proton antiporter domain-containing protein: MTGENSFVEIAAILGLATLLGMIGQKLRQPLIIMFLATGILAGPSFFGIIHSYEQIELLAHIGIALLLFIVGLKLDLHLIRTTGPVALATGLGQIIFTSIIGFLIALAFGMTYLSAAYVAVALTFSSTIIIVKLLSDKREIDSLHGQIAIGFLIVQDIAAILALVALTTFGSAATDPGGALGSALLIGAKGVGFLGVVALLMKYVLPYICRRLAHSPEMLTLFAIAWAVVLGAGSELLGFSKEVGAFLAGVSLASTDYRELIGARLTSLRDFLLLFFFIDLGARLDWSAAGSQLGASLTFSLFVLIGNPLIVLVIMGLMGYRRRTSFLAGLTVAQISEFSLIVAALGLSIGHITNETVGLITLVGVVTIFVSTYMILYSGQLYHILSGPLRLFERRDPIREAAIDTAVDAEALDVILVGLGNYGSGLAEYLLRRGKSVLAVDFDPGVLERWRARGVPVVYGDMADPEMHEHLPLNRARWVISAVRSREMNLALISTLKENRYQGKVALTARDDSEARDFERAGAHLVFRPFKDATEQAADALTTALDFLPKQVDWPISFVEVRVRSDAYAAGQTLRDIPLSFRGVSVIAVSRGGQVYYEPEPDFRIFPADRLVLMGSPDELKEAEKCINELRAQKTAEDQDRFEIAEIKVSRDSKIFGQSLADLRFRQQYGVTLVGIRRGEKQMTNISPADRVMGGDCLIVIGKSRAIRNLKAREPL, from the coding sequence ATGACCGGTGAGAACAGCTTTGTGGAGATTGCCGCAATTCTGGGTCTTGCAACGCTGCTAGGAATGATCGGCCAGAAGCTGCGGCAGCCTCTGATAATCATGTTTCTTGCGACCGGTATTTTGGCCGGTCCTTCGTTTTTTGGCATCATACACAGTTACGAGCAGATCGAGCTGCTGGCTCATATAGGCATAGCGCTCCTACTGTTCATCGTCGGTCTCAAGCTCGATTTGCACCTGATCCGCACAACCGGCCCGGTTGCTCTGGCGACAGGTCTGGGACAGATTATTTTCACGTCGATCATTGGTTTTCTGATCGCACTTGCATTCGGCATGACGTATCTGAGCGCTGCCTATGTAGCGGTTGCCCTGACGTTTTCCAGCACGATCATCATCGTTAAGCTCCTGTCAGACAAGAGGGAGATAGATTCGCTCCACGGTCAGATCGCGATCGGCTTTCTGATCGTCCAGGACATTGCTGCGATTCTGGCGCTGGTGGCTCTGACGACTTTCGGCTCAGCAGCCACCGATCCCGGGGGGGCACTGGGCTCGGCTCTGTTGATCGGGGCGAAGGGCGTTGGATTTCTCGGGGTTGTCGCGCTGTTGATGAAGTACGTGTTGCCATACATCTGCAGGAGGCTTGCGCACTCTCCGGAGATGCTGACGCTGTTTGCAATTGCGTGGGCGGTTGTTCTCGGTGCGGGGAGTGAGCTTCTTGGATTTAGTAAAGAAGTGGGTGCGTTTCTGGCCGGCGTTTCGCTGGCGTCGACAGACTACCGGGAGTTGATCGGAGCCCGATTGACGAGTCTCCGGGACTTTCTGCTGTTGTTCTTCTTTATCGATCTCGGAGCGCGACTGGACTGGTCCGCCGCCGGCTCCCAGCTTGGTGCCTCGCTAACGTTCTCGCTGTTTGTCCTGATCGGCAACCCGCTCATCGTGCTGGTCATCATGGGGCTTATGGGTTATCGTCGGCGGACTAGCTTCCTTGCCGGGCTCACGGTGGCCCAGATCAGTGAGTTCTCGCTGATTGTTGCGGCGTTGGGACTGAGTATCGGTCACATTACGAATGAAACCGTCGGGCTGATAACGCTCGTGGGAGTTGTGACCATCTTCGTTTCCACTTACATGATCCTCTACTCCGGTCAGCTTTATCATATCCTTTCGGGTCCTCTGCGGCTGTTCGAACGGCGGGACCCAATTCGGGAGGCGGCCATCGACACCGCGGTAGACGCCGAGGCGCTCGACGTGATTCTTGTTGGTCTGGGCAACTACGGGAGCGGGCTTGCAGAATATCTTTTGCGGCGAGGCAAGAGTGTATTGGCGGTTGATTTTGATCCCGGCGTTCTGGAGAGATGGCGAGCACGCGGTGTTCCGGTCGTTTATGGAGATATGGCCGATCCGGAGATGCACGAACACCTTCCCTTGAACAGGGCGCGTTGGGTGATCAGCGCCGTCCGCTCCAGAGAGATGAATCTGGCGCTGATCAGTACTCTAAAGGAGAACCGTTATCAGGGTAAGGTGGCACTGACGGCGAGGGACGACTCCGAGGCGCGGGATTTCGAACGAGCAGGTGCGCATTTGGTGTTTCGGCCATTCAAGGATGCTACGGAACAGGCCGCCGATGCCCTGACGACTGCCCTGGACTTCCTGCCGAAGCAGGTCGACTGGCCCATATCGTTTGTTGAAGTGCGCGTTCGGTCAGATGCTTATGCTGCCGGCCAGACCCTGAGAGACATTCCACTGTCCTTCAGAGGAGTTTCGGTCATTGCCGTCAGTCGTGGCGGTCAAGTTTATTACGAGCCGGAGCCGGATTTCAGGATTTTTCCCGCTGACCGTTTGGTCTTGATGGGCTCACCGGATGAACTGAAGGAGGCGGAGAAGTGCATCAATGAGTTACGGGCGCAGAAGACCGCAGAGGATCAGGATCGGTTTGAGATTGCGGAGATCAAAGTGTCAAGGGATTCGAAGATTTTCGGACAGTCACTGGCCGATCTCCGTTTCCGTCAGCAATATGGTGTCACGCTGGTTGGGATCCGCAGAGGCGAGAAGCAGATGACCAATATCAGTCCCGCGGACAGAGTGATGGGCGGAGATTGCCTGATTGTCATCGGCAAGAGCCGGGCCATCAGGAATCTGAAGGCAAGGGAGCCGTTGTAG
- a CDS encoding hemerythrin domain-containing protein encodes MKSIDELKSEHRGIESMLEILKTLSAKIGREEKVLEGDLDGLLEFFKVFVDRCHHGKEEDFLFPALEAVGVLREGGPIGVMLAEHQQGRALVAKLEDARALIRAGGSKGRSLLQETAGRYDVLLRNHINKEENLLFAMAEARLGPSEDEDLHEAFGRLERERIGSGKHQAFHDLMEQLHKRHQA; translated from the coding sequence ATGAAATCCATCGATGAATTGAAAAGTGAACACAGGGGCATCGAAAGCATGCTCGAAATCCTGAAAACGTTGAGCGCAAAGATCGGCCGTGAGGAGAAGGTCCTCGAGGGGGATTTGGATGGCCTGTTGGAGTTCTTCAAGGTTTTTGTGGACCGCTGCCATCACGGAAAGGAAGAAGATTTTCTTTTTCCGGCGTTGGAAGCGGTTGGCGTGCTGCGAGAGGGCGGTCCCATCGGTGTGATGTTGGCCGAACATCAACAGGGGAGAGCTCTTGTTGCCAAGCTGGAAGATGCGAGAGCCCTCATTCGGGCGGGAGGTTCCAAAGGGCGTTCTCTCTTGCAGGAGACGGCGGGCCGATACGATGTGCTTTTAAGAAACCATATCAACAAGGAGGAGAACCTCTTGTTTGCCATGGCCGAGGCGCGTCTTGGACCTTCTGAAGACGAAGACCTCCATGAAGCTTTTGGTCGACTGGAGCGCGAGCGCATCGGGTCTGGCAAGCACCAGGCGTTTCATGATCTTATGGAACAGCTTCACAAAAGACATCAAGCTTGA
- a CDS encoding pyridoxamine 5'-phosphate oxidase family protein, giving the protein MRRKHCEVTDPKAIRTLLESCTIGRLATTDANGYPYITPVHDVFCNGRIYLHSSPKGEKIDNIRRDNRVGFQVDIPLAYVDLPFRPAQGPCRLHQLYQSVVIRGRARLVENLAEKTAALNALVAAHEKGSQVPHVTEDLPAVQACAVIEITPEKTTAKFNLWQNKPPKDRKALADELRRRNRPEDRKTLAALTLENQVTDGDQTPE; this is encoded by the coding sequence ATGCGCAGAAAACACTGTGAGGTGACGGATCCCAAAGCCATTCGCACGCTGCTCGAATCCTGCACCATCGGGCGCCTGGCGACCACCGACGCCAATGGCTACCCCTACATCACGCCGGTGCATGACGTGTTCTGCAACGGGCGCATTTACCTGCATTCGTCCCCGAAAGGTGAAAAAATCGACAACATACGACGAGACAACCGCGTGGGCTTTCAGGTGGATATTCCTTTGGCCTATGTGGATTTGCCGTTTCGCCCTGCCCAAGGCCCGTGCCGTCTCCATCAGCTTTATCAAAGCGTTGTCATTCGAGGCCGGGCCCGACTGGTGGAAAACCTTGCGGAAAAAACCGCCGCGCTGAACGCTCTGGTGGCCGCTCACGAAAAGGGAAGCCAGGTTCCTCACGTCACCGAAGACCTTCCCGCCGTGCAGGCCTGCGCCGTCATTGAAATCACGCCGGAAAAGACCACGGCCAAGTTCAATCTGTGGCAGAACAAGCCCCCGAAAGACCGTAAGGCCCTGGCCGACGAGCTTCGCCGCCGCAACCGGCCTGAAGACCGAAAAACCCTCGCCGCCTTGACCTTAGAGAACCAAGTCACCGATGGGGATCAGACCCCCGAGTGA
- a CDS encoding TrmO family methyltransferase domain-containing protein has protein sequence MTLVYHLHRSEGYRLKVLPYPDTVERGVFATRAPRRPNAIGISVVVLERIEGNVLHVVYVGMLDGTPLRDIKPYVDAFVGETPLRSFWIVRTQHDRADGGADNLFHESDNTSTRSGV, from the coding sequence ATCACGCTGGTCTACCATCTGCACCGAAGCGAGGGTTATCGGCTCAAGGTGTTGCCATATCCGGACACCGTCGAGCGGGGTGTGTTTGCCACGCGGGCTCCGAGGAGGCCGAATGCCATTGGTATTTCAGTGGTTGTGCTGGAGCGGATAGAAGGGAATGTGTTGCACGTGGTCTATGTTGGTATGCTCGACGGTACGCCTTTGCGGGATATCAAGCCGTATGTAGATGCTTTCGTGGGGGAGACGCCGTTGCGATCGTTCTGGATCGTGCGGACGCAACATGATCGAGCGGACGGCGGGGCTGATAACCTTTTTCACGAGAGTGACAATACGTCCACAAGAAGCGGTGTGTGA